Proteins found in one Microtus pennsylvanicus isolate mMicPen1 chromosome 14, mMicPen1.hap1, whole genome shotgun sequence genomic segment:
- the Lrr1 gene encoding leucine-rich repeat protein 1 isoform X2 gives MRLPCEVEVLSRHLPVLGLKSRGKGVRAVVSLCQAPHAESGGRACLLVSTMKDKRGTRYEANPGNLKSLLSAVRMAHRGCDVNIPLSTLTPAKTSEFENLKTKMVIASQKDYPLSKSFPCSLEHLQVSHCRLARVDMRMLCLKNLRKLDLSHNCIKKLPATIGDLTHLQELNLSDNHLESFSVSLCQSTLQKSLQSLDLSKNKLRALPVQFCQFRELMNLTLSDNELIQLPFKIGQLKNLRFLAAARNKLTKLPCEFKMLSLEYLDLFGNIFEKPEVLPIVKLQVPLTLLEFSARAVLSHRILYGPDIIPFHLCRDLDTAKTCVCGRFCLDSFIQGTATINLHSVAHTVVLVDNVDRMEAPIIAYFCSLTCYVNSSGMLK, from the exons ATGAGGCTGCCCTGTGAGGTGGAGGTCCTCAGCCGGCACTTGCCGGTCTTGGGGCTCAAGAGCCGCGGCAAGGGCGTGCGAGCGGTGGTGAGCCTGTGCCAGGCGCCGCACGCCGAGTCGGGCGGCCGCGCCTGCCTGCTGGTCTCCACCATGAAGGACAAGCGCGGGACCCGCTACGAG GCCAATCCTGGCAATTTAAAGAGTTTACTTTCAGCTGTAAGAATGGCTCACAGAGGCTGTGATGTCAATATACCACTTTCAACACTTACACCGGCGaagacttcagaatttgagaatTTAAAAACCAAGATGGTTATCGCATCCCAAAAGGATTATCCTCTGAGCAAGAGCTTTCCGTGTTCTCTGGAACATCTTCAGGTTTCTCACTGTAGGCTGGCCCGAGTTGATATGCGAATGCTCTGCTTAAAAAACCTTAGGAAGTTAGACCTGAGTCACAACTGTATAAAAAAGCTTCCAGCCACAATTGGAGACCTCACTCACCTTCAAGAGCTTAACCTTAGTGACAATCACTTGGAGTCATTTAGTGTGTCCTTGTGCCAGTCCACACTCCAGAAGTCACTTCAGAGTTTGGATCTCAGCAAGAACAAACTCAGGGCACTCCCTGTGCAGTTTTGCCAATTTCGGGAACTTATGAATTTAACCCTTAGTGATAATGAACTGATTCAGCTTCCCTTCAAGATAGGACAACTGAAAAATCTCCGTTTTCTAGCAGCAGCTCGTAACAAACTTACAAAACTACCTTGTGAATTTAAAATGCTATCCCTAGAGTACTTGGAtctttttggaaatatttttgaaaaaccaGAAGTCCTTCCAATTGTAAAGCTTCAAGTACCATTAACGTTACTGGAGTTTTCTGCTCGAGCTGTACTATCCCATAG GATTTTGTATGGCCCTGATATCATTCCTTTCCATCTTTGCCGAGATTTGGATACTGCCAAAACCTGTGTTTGTGGAAGATTTTGTCTAGACTCTTTCATTCAAGGAACTGCTACAATTAATCTACACTCTGTTGCCCACACCGTGGTCTTAGTAGATAATGTGGATAGAATGGAAGCTCCTATTATCGCTTACTTTTGTTCTCTAACTTGTTATGTGAATTCTTCTGGtatgttaaaataa
- the Lrr1 gene encoding leucine-rich repeat protein 1 isoform X3, with the protein MRLPCEVEVLSRHLPVLGLKSRGKGVRAVVSLCQAPHAESGGRACLLVSTMKDKRGTRYELKENIEQLFNKFVDEGKATVRLKEPPVDICLSQSWQFKEFTFSCKNGSQRL; encoded by the exons ATGAGGCTGCCCTGTGAGGTGGAGGTCCTCAGCCGGCACTTGCCGGTCTTGGGGCTCAAGAGCCGCGGCAAGGGCGTGCGAGCGGTGGTGAGCCTGTGCCAGGCGCCGCACGCCGAGTCGGGCGGCCGCGCCTGCCTGCTGGTCTCCACCATGAAGGACAAGCGCGGGACCCGCTACGAG ctaaaagaaaacattgagcAGCTCTTCAACAAATTTGTGGATGAGGGGAAAGCCACTGTCCGGTTAAAGGAACCTCCTGTGGACATCTGTCTGA GCCAATCCTGGCAATTTAAAGAGTTTACTTTCAGCTGTAAGAATGGCTCACAGAGGCTGTGA
- the Lrr1 gene encoding leucine-rich repeat protein 1 isoform X1, which produces MRLPCEVEVLSRHLPVLGLKSRGKGVRAVVSLCQAPHAESGGRACLLVSTMKDKRGTRYELKENIEQLFNKFVDEGKATVRLKEPPVDICLSKANPGNLKSLLSAVRMAHRGCDVNIPLSTLTPAKTSEFENLKTKMVIASQKDYPLSKSFPCSLEHLQVSHCRLARVDMRMLCLKNLRKLDLSHNCIKKLPATIGDLTHLQELNLSDNHLESFSVSLCQSTLQKSLQSLDLSKNKLRALPVQFCQFRELMNLTLSDNELIQLPFKIGQLKNLRFLAAARNKLTKLPCEFKMLSLEYLDLFGNIFEKPEVLPIVKLQVPLTLLEFSARAVLSHRILYGPDIIPFHLCRDLDTAKTCVCGRFCLDSFIQGTATINLHSVAHTVVLVDNVDRMEAPIIAYFCSLTCYVNSSGMLK; this is translated from the exons ATGAGGCTGCCCTGTGAGGTGGAGGTCCTCAGCCGGCACTTGCCGGTCTTGGGGCTCAAGAGCCGCGGCAAGGGCGTGCGAGCGGTGGTGAGCCTGTGCCAGGCGCCGCACGCCGAGTCGGGCGGCCGCGCCTGCCTGCTGGTCTCCACCATGAAGGACAAGCGCGGGACCCGCTACGAG ctaaaagaaaacattgagcAGCTCTTCAACAAATTTGTGGATGAGGGGAAAGCCACTGTCCGGTTAAAGGAACCTCCTGTGGACATCTGTCTGAGTAAG GCCAATCCTGGCAATTTAAAGAGTTTACTTTCAGCTGTAAGAATGGCTCACAGAGGCTGTGATGTCAATATACCACTTTCAACACTTACACCGGCGaagacttcagaatttgagaatTTAAAAACCAAGATGGTTATCGCATCCCAAAAGGATTATCCTCTGAGCAAGAGCTTTCCGTGTTCTCTGGAACATCTTCAGGTTTCTCACTGTAGGCTGGCCCGAGTTGATATGCGAATGCTCTGCTTAAAAAACCTTAGGAAGTTAGACCTGAGTCACAACTGTATAAAAAAGCTTCCAGCCACAATTGGAGACCTCACTCACCTTCAAGAGCTTAACCTTAGTGACAATCACTTGGAGTCATTTAGTGTGTCCTTGTGCCAGTCCACACTCCAGAAGTCACTTCAGAGTTTGGATCTCAGCAAGAACAAACTCAGGGCACTCCCTGTGCAGTTTTGCCAATTTCGGGAACTTATGAATTTAACCCTTAGTGATAATGAACTGATTCAGCTTCCCTTCAAGATAGGACAACTGAAAAATCTCCGTTTTCTAGCAGCAGCTCGTAACAAACTTACAAAACTACCTTGTGAATTTAAAATGCTATCCCTAGAGTACTTGGAtctttttggaaatatttttgaaaaaccaGAAGTCCTTCCAATTGTAAAGCTTCAAGTACCATTAACGTTACTGGAGTTTTCTGCTCGAGCTGTACTATCCCATAG GATTTTGTATGGCCCTGATATCATTCCTTTCCATCTTTGCCGAGATTTGGATACTGCCAAAACCTGTGTTTGTGGAAGATTTTGTCTAGACTCTTTCATTCAAGGAACTGCTACAATTAATCTACACTCTGTTGCCCACACCGTGGTCTTAGTAGATAATGTGGATAGAATGGAAGCTCCTATTATCGCTTACTTTTGTTCTCTAACTTGTTATGTGAATTCTTCTGGtatgttaaaataa